In the genome of Urocitellus parryii isolate mUroPar1 chromosome 7, mUroPar1.hap1, whole genome shotgun sequence, the window GACCTCCCCTGCTTCCCAACATTCCTCTCCACCCCTCTTTGCTGTGTCAcactcttctttcccttttccaccAACAGGTAAAGTTTCCTTGCCTTACCTTGATTGTTGCCCCCagtttttttaaagtcaagtCTAGTTCAAGCGCTCAGGCAACACTGAATGGATTGGACTTACTGCTATGCACCCACCACTATAATCAACATGTCATATTTACTTCcgtctaatttttttatttaacaaaaaataagatGTGGATAGGATCAAAATTGAGAAACTTAGATTTGGGTATTTTTACTAAAGTGCTGGTGAACCCAGACCTGTCCTTACACATCTTGGGGTGCAGCTCGGCATCTGAGCCCCCTTTTTAGAGCGCCTTTGACCTCTTTGTTGCGAAGGCTGTAGATGAATGGGTTCAAGGTCGGTGTGACCACTGCATACACCACGCTGGCCAGGCGGTCGTAACGCGCAGAGTAGGCGGATGAAGGTCGGAAATACACCGACAGGACAGAGCCAAAGAAAAGCGACACCACCACCAGGTGGGCCCCGCAGGTGGAGAAGGCACGGCGACTGCCTCCTGCAGACCGCACTTGAAGCACCGCGACTAGGATGTGCGCATAGGAAAGCGACACAAGAAGCAGAGGGGTCAGCACCACCGCCAGGCCCTCGGAGAAGATGGCAGTCTCTGCAGTGGACGTGTCTGAGGTCGCCAAGCTCAGCATCACCGTCATGTCACAAAAAAAGTGGCGCACGGGGGCACAGTGGGGGTAGGAGAGCGCGGAGATGAGCAGGGTGTGGAGCAGCGAGTGCAGGTGGGCCACCGCCCAGGACGCACCCACCAGCGCCCTGCAGCGCCAGGGTGTCATGACCGCAGTGTAGTGCAGTGGCCGGCAGACGGCCACCGCGCGGTCGTAGGACATGGCCGCCAGGAGGTAGCTCTCGGTGATGCCCAGAGCCACAAAGAAGTACATCTGGGCAAAGCATGCTTGGAAGGATATGGCCTGAGCTGGGTGGAGCAGGCTGACCAGCAGTCGGGGGACCGTGACCGTGGTAAAGCAGGCATCCACAAAGCTCAGGTGACCCAAGAAGTAATACATAGGGGAGCACAGAGCCCCATCGGACCTCACCAGTACCACCATGCTCAGGTTGCCCATGGCGCTGAGCAGATAGACGCTGAGGAAGAGCAGGAACAACACTGGATGGGCGACTGTGTCATCCATCAGGCCAAGGAGGAGGAACTCGGGGCCGGATGTGAGGTTGACCAGAGCCATGGAGTACCTGGCCAGGTGGGAATGCTGAGAAGTGAGAAGAGACAGCAGGTATAAGTTCTGAGGAACCCCAGGGGGATTTCCTGTATGTTGATGTtccatatgtaaatttttttacaCGTCCGGATCACAGAGTATTtacaaaaatttagatttttgctTGCTAAAACAGATTGAAAACCACATTGCTCACTGAATGATCCTAATTTTATGAAGAAACCACATATCACAAGGGTGTTTTAAGGTAATGATTGGAAGTCTCAAGTTTTGTTGTCATACCTGATTTTGAGTCTTCCCTTTACTAATAAGGTAGTATGTGCTCTCAGTTCCTTCTTCTTTAATGAGGAAAATACTAGTTTCTATCTTTGGACTTGGTAATGAGGATAAAGTgaatagtaaatttaaaattgttagcACACTGCCTGACACATAATAAGTTGTATAACTTTTATCTGTCTACTCATCATTagtctatcatcatcatcattatcacctA includes:
- the LOC144256163 gene encoding olfactory receptor 1L4-like; translation: MALVNLTSGPEFLLLGLMDDTVAHPVLFLLFLSVYLLSAMGNLSMVVLVRSDGALCSPMYYFLGHLSFVDACFTTVTVPRLLVSLLHPAQAISFQACFAQMYFFVALGITESYLLAAMSYDRAVAVCRPLHYTAVMTPWRCRALVGASWAVAHLHSLLHTLLISALSYPHCAPVRHFFCDMTVMLSLATSDTSTAETAIFSEGLAVVLTPLLLVSLSYAHILVAVLQVRSAGGSRRAFSTCGAHLVVVSLFFGSVLSVYFRPSSAYSARYDRLASVVYAVVTPTLNPFIYSLRNKEVKGALKRGLRCRAAPQDV